From Kamptonema formosum PCC 6407, a single genomic window includes:
- a CDS encoding mucoidy inhibitor MuiA family protein: MTNSELPNPDREHIKIVDSQISEVTVYTNQARVTRRGLVTLTGNEKELVIASLPRTIQTESVRATGAGTIAVNLLGVRTEQIFTTEPVEEKNRLLSKRIEQLEEQKRTIADQLTARKLQLKFVEGLSDKSVGFFSSSLAKQQVGLNETGELLNFLGQNYRKYIGAIAQLEKQQQQLDKQLQAIRRQLQQIQNHRPQESFSIFVAIEASESGDFELEVSYMINRASWTPLYDLRVNTTDNQINLSYLAEVNQNTGEDWTNIALTLSTAKPGLGTLPPKLDPWYIDVFHPIPIDKPEFMRQRTMRKTAASEEIFRAADMVLEDEENLGSVFPASAPIAAQTATATVSTEGGVVTFQIGGNSNIPNDGNPQKVTIFNENYPSHPEYIVLPRLVSFAYLQAVVTNPLTGATLLPGKANIFRDNTFVGTTQLENIAPGQEFKLNLGIDEGLKIERELVERQVDKKLIGNQRRTSYAYRLIITNLRQVSASLTLKEQLPVSRNEQIKVRLTLTNPKVQLGEMGLLEWVIELPPQGKQELYYQFVVEHSPDLNILGLDI, encoded by the coding sequence ATGACTAATTCAGAATTACCCAATCCCGATCGAGAACATATCAAAATAGTAGACTCCCAAATCTCAGAAGTAACCGTCTACACAAATCAAGCGCGGGTGACGCGCCGAGGTTTAGTAACATTAACTGGGAACGAGAAAGAATTAGTTATCGCCTCTCTCCCCCGAACAATTCAAACTGAGTCTGTAAGAGCAACTGGTGCCGGTACAATAGCAGTAAACTTATTAGGGGTTCGCACAGAACAAATCTTTACAACTGAACCAGTAGAAGAAAAAAATAGATTATTATCTAAAAGAATCGAGCAGCTAGAAGAACAAAAACGCACAATTGCAGATCAATTAACAGCGCGAAAATTACAACTTAAATTTGTCGAAGGATTAAGCGATAAATCAGTCGGTTTCTTTTCTAGTAGTCTGGCAAAACAACAGGTTGGCTTGAATGAAACTGGAGAATTATTAAATTTCTTAGGACAAAATTACCGGAAATATATCGGCGCGATAGCGCAGCTAGAAAAACAGCAGCAACAGTTAGATAAACAATTACAAGCTATCCGCAGACAATTACAGCAAATACAAAATCATCGTCCTCAAGAAAGTTTTAGCATTTTTGTTGCCATAGAAGCAAGTGAAAGTGGCGATTTTGAATTAGAAGTGTCTTATATGATAAATCGAGCCAGTTGGACACCACTTTATGACTTGCGCGTAAACACCACCGACAACCAAATTAATCTTAGTTACTTAGCCGAAGTCAATCAGAATACAGGTGAAGATTGGACAAATATAGCACTCACTTTGTCTACAGCTAAACCAGGATTAGGAACTTTACCGCCTAAGCTTGACCCTTGGTATATCGATGTATTTCACCCAATACCTATCGACAAGCCAGAATTTATGAGACAAAGAACTATGAGAAAAACCGCAGCCAGCGAAGAAATATTTAGGGCCGCAGATATGGTATTGGAAGACGAAGAAAATCTAGGGAGCGTATTTCCAGCATCCGCACCCATAGCCGCTCAAACGGCGACAGCCACAGTTTCTACAGAAGGCGGTGTAGTCACATTTCAAATAGGAGGAAATAGCAATATCCCTAATGATGGAAATCCGCAAAAAGTAACTATTTTTAATGAAAATTACCCCAGTCACCCTGAATATATTGTTCTTCCTCGATTAGTTAGTTTCGCCTATTTACAAGCAGTTGTAACTAATCCTCTCACTGGAGCGACATTATTACCAGGGAAAGCTAATATCTTTCGGGACAACACTTTTGTTGGTACAACCCAGTTAGAAAATATTGCCCCTGGCCAAGAATTTAAGCTTAATTTAGGTATTGATGAAGGGTTAAAGATTGAGCGCGAGTTAGTTGAAAGACAAGTAGATAAGAAATTAATCGGTAATCAGCGACGCACGAGTTATGCTTATCGGCTGATCATTACAAATTTACGACAAGTCTCAGCAAGTTTGACCCTGAAAGAGCAACTACCAGTGAGTCGCAACGAGCAAATAAAGGTGCGCCTTACTCTGACTAATCCAAAGGTACAACTAGGAGAAATGGGCTTGTTAGAATGGGTAATCGAGCTTCCACCTCAAGGTAAACAAGAGTTATACTATCAGTTTGTCGTCGAGCATTCTCCTGACTTAAATATATTGGGTTTAGATATTTAG
- a CDS encoding tetratricopeptide repeat protein yields the protein MNIKQLYKRGLNKAKKGYYEDAIADFNQVLAINPSDAKTYNNRGLVYYYLKDYQKAITDLSQALDISPDLFEAYLNRGNAWRHLGENQKAIEDLNRALESNPQSDAIYNNRGLVLANLGEYDAAIHDYDRAIAINPSNYKTYYNRGRAYYLLGDKQKAIDDFNQTLQLNPTYIKGYINRGLSYHHLGDNLKAIDDYNEALKLDPTNVYAFYNRGCVRYKLLEMKLAIEDFDKALQLDPTYVKAYLNRGLARYKLGDAPGANKDFYHVMCINSEAYFFYQAQRCTPHVKAYSKEAPRMEVNNGGEYFNTTLGSLWDPDDLINRSEIICEGEFLND from the coding sequence ATGAATATTAAGCAATTGTACAAGCGTGGTTTAAACAAAGCTAAAAAAGGATACTACGAAGATGCGATCGCGGACTTCAATCAGGTACTTGCAATCAATCCTAGCGATGCCAAAACTTATAACAATCGCGGCCTAGTTTACTATTATCTTAAAGATTACCAGAAAGCAATTACAGATCTTAGCCAAGCACTAGATATTAGCCCTGATTTGTTTGAGGCTTACCTCAACCGAGGAAATGCTTGGCGACATTTAGGAGAAAATCAAAAAGCAATTGAGGATCTTAACCGCGCACTAGAAAGCAATCCTCAAAGCGATGCAATCTATAATAATCGAGGGCTGGTTCTAGCAAATTTAGGAGAATACGATGCGGCAATTCACGATTACGATCGAGCCATAGCTATTAATCCTAGTAACTATAAAACTTATTACAATCGAGGACGGGCTTACTATCTTTTGGGAGATAAGCAGAAAGCAATTGATGATTTTAATCAAACATTACAGCTTAATCCCACTTACATCAAGGGTTATATCAATCGTGGTTTATCCTATCACCACTTAGGAGACAATCTGAAAGCAATTGATGATTATAATGAAGCACTCAAGCTCGATCCAACAAATGTTTATGCGTTCTATAACCGAGGTTGTGTTCGCTATAAATTGCTAGAAATGAAGCTGGCAATTGAAGATTTTGACAAGGCATTACAGCTCGATCCTACTTACGTTAAAGCTTATCTAAATAGGGGTTTAGCGCGATATAAATTGGGAGATGCACCAGGAGCTAATAAGGATTTCTATCACGTAATGTGCATCAATTCTGAAGCTTATTTCTTCTATCAGGCGCAGCGCTGCACTCCTCATGTTAAAGCTTACTCCAAAGAAGCACCGCGCATGGAAGTTAATAATGGTGGGGAATATTTCAATACAACTTTAGGCTCTCTTTGGGACCCAGATGATTTGATCAATAGATCGGAAATTATTTGTGAAGGTGAGTTTCTCAATGATTAG
- a CDS encoding carbon dioxide-concentrating mechanism protein, giving the protein MDTHTPRPIAYERSHHEQSFKDMALGLVSTRSFPAIVGTADMMLKSAGVTLVGYEKIGSGYCTAIVRGRISDVRLAVESGAQTAEQFGQFVSKLVIARPLPNLEEVLPIGARLSELSLSGGHSRLSNQAIGLLETRGFPAMVGACDAMLKSAEVHLAAYEKIGSGLCTAIIRGAVADVAMAVEAGMYEAERIGELNAVMVIPRPLEDLEQTLPLASCWIEKPKTVLLPISVKEKETEKELIQLPELEVVPMYIEEQYRE; this is encoded by the coding sequence ATGGACACCCACACCCCAAGACCAATCGCTTACGAGCGATCGCACCACGAACAAAGCTTTAAGGATATGGCTCTGGGTTTAGTATCAACCCGAAGTTTTCCTGCGATCGTTGGGACTGCTGATATGATGCTGAAGTCAGCGGGGGTGACTTTAGTAGGATATGAAAAAATTGGCAGCGGTTACTGTACGGCGATCGTGCGTGGCAGAATTTCTGATGTCCGTTTAGCCGTAGAGTCGGGTGCTCAGACAGCCGAACAATTTGGGCAATTTGTTTCTAAGTTAGTGATTGCTAGACCTTTACCAAACTTGGAAGAGGTACTTCCAATTGGGGCACGTTTGTCCGAACTTTCCCTTAGCGGTGGTCACTCTCGCTTGAGCAATCAAGCGATTGGCCTGCTAGAAACGCGGGGCTTCCCGGCAATGGTCGGTGCTTGCGATGCTATGCTCAAGTCAGCCGAAGTACACTTAGCCGCCTATGAAAAAATTGGATCGGGTTTGTGTACCGCTATTATCAGAGGTGCAGTAGCAGATGTGGCGATGGCGGTTGAGGCGGGAATGTACGAAGCTGAGCGCATTGGTGAGTTAAATGCGGTGATGGTAATTCCTCGACCTTTAGAAGATTTGGAGCAAACTTTACCTTTAGCAAGTTGTTGGATTGAAAAGCCAAAAACGGTGCTTTTGCCTATATCGGTTAAGGAAAAGGAAACAGAAAAAGAACTGATTCAGCTTCCAGAATTGGAGGTCGTGCCAATGTATATTGAAGAACAATACAGGGAATAG
- a CDS encoding LbetaH domain-containing protein: protein MYVSPLQLLSNSQIYVSGDVTVDEGAAIAPGVILKAEPDSKIAIASGACIGMGTILHARGGTLIVEAGVILGTGVLVVGAGKIGANACIGSGVTILNPAIENSQMLAAGSLIGDSSRQVTASVEAPQPAKPPVEVPATAEASSEPVPEQIAQSVPESAKEERSPEPAMSMGIMHGQAHINSLMTTLFPHRAYFKNEENGKAPPPSSSA, encoded by the coding sequence ATGTACGTATCGCCACTGCAACTACTTAGCAACTCTCAGATTTATGTGAGTGGCGATGTAACTGTTGATGAGGGCGCGGCGATCGCGCCTGGTGTCATCCTCAAAGCTGAGCCGGATAGTAAAATAGCGATCGCATCCGGTGCTTGCATCGGTATGGGCACGATCCTCCACGCCCGTGGAGGTACTCTGATCGTAGAAGCTGGCGTTATCCTGGGAACAGGGGTGCTGGTGGTAGGTGCTGGGAAAATTGGCGCTAATGCCTGTATTGGCTCAGGGGTGACAATTTTAAATCCTGCAATTGAGAACTCGCAAATGTTGGCTGCTGGTTCTTTGATCGGAGATAGTAGCCGCCAAGTAACGGCAAGTGTAGAAGCTCCACAGCCTGCTAAGCCGCCTGTGGAAGTCCCCGCGACAGCAGAGGCGAGCTCAGAGCCAGTACCGGAACAAATCGCACAGTCAGTACCGGAGTCAGCCAAAGAAGAGCGATCGCCAGAACCTGCAATGTCCATGGGGATTATGCACGGTCAAGCTCACATAAATAGTCTGATGACGACGCTGTTTCCCCATCGGGCATACTTTAAGAATGAGGAAAACGGTAAGGCTCCCCCTCCTAGTAGCTCCGCATAA
- a CDS encoding ribulose bisphosphate carboxylase small subunit, whose amino-acid sequence MAVRSIAAPPTPWSKNLAEPKIHDTAYVHSFSNIIGDVQVGSNVLIAPGTSIRADEGTPFQIGDGTNIQDGVVIHGLEQGRVEGDDGKSYSVWIGKNTSITHMALIHGPAYVGDDCFIGFRSTVFNARVNNGCIIMMHALIQDVEIPEGKYVPSGAIITNQQQADRLPDVHDADLHFARHVVGINDALRAGYRCADNIACISPLRDERNKSSSKNGSPKMQTSYAGSSSSQLNQQTVEQVRNLLAQGYNIGTEYADQRRFRTSSWQSGPSLQGKREGEVFATLESLMNEHKGEYVRLIGIDPKAKRRVLEEIIQRPGENNSNGSAAPKSNGKVAYGNHSSGSVSSGKLSAEVAEQVRGLLAQGYKVGTEHADQRRFRTSSWQSGASIQATGTAQVIAAIEALMTQYAGEYVRLIGIDPKAKRRVLEEIIQRPDGPVAQTAKANGGTASAAYSSKAYSSHSSNGSLAQGTVEKVRNLLAQGYKIGTEHADQRRFRTSSWHTCSPIDSNREAEVLAALEGCMNEHKGEYVRLIGIDPKAKRRVLEELIQRP is encoded by the coding sequence ATGGCAGTCCGCAGCATTGCGGCTCCCCCGACTCCTTGGTCGAAGAACTTAGCCGAGCCAAAAATTCACGATACAGCCTACGTGCATTCTTTTTCCAATATTATTGGAGACGTGCAAGTTGGTTCTAACGTGCTGATTGCTCCGGGAACATCTATCCGGGCTGATGAAGGTACTCCTTTCCAAATTGGGGACGGAACTAACATTCAAGACGGAGTAGTAATTCACGGTCTAGAGCAAGGCAGAGTAGAAGGGGACGATGGCAAGTCTTATTCCGTTTGGATTGGGAAAAATACTTCTATTACCCACATGGCCTTAATTCACGGCCCGGCTTATGTCGGTGACGATTGCTTTATCGGCTTTCGCTCAACTGTGTTTAATGCCAGAGTGAATAATGGCTGCATTATCATGATGCACGCGCTAATTCAGGATGTGGAAATTCCCGAAGGTAAGTATGTGCCTTCGGGAGCAATCATTACTAACCAGCAACAAGCTGACCGCTTGCCGGATGTCCACGACGCGGATTTGCATTTTGCCCGCCACGTAGTGGGAATTAATGATGCTCTCAGAGCAGGTTATCGCTGCGCTGATAACATCGCGTGCATATCGCCGCTTCGTGACGAACGGAATAAATCATCATCTAAAAATGGGTCGCCGAAGATGCAAACTAGCTATGCAGGCTCGTCAAGTAGCCAATTGAATCAGCAAACCGTTGAGCAGGTACGCAACCTCTTGGCTCAAGGTTACAACATTGGAACAGAATATGCAGACCAGCGTCGCTTCCGCACCAGTTCTTGGCAAAGCGGGCCTTCTTTGCAAGGTAAGCGTGAAGGTGAGGTCTTCGCGACTCTGGAATCTTTGATGAACGAGCACAAGGGTGAATATGTGCGCTTGATTGGGATTGACCCCAAGGCTAAGCGTCGTGTTTTGGAAGAAATTATCCAACGGCCAGGAGAGAATAACTCTAATGGTTCTGCGGCTCCGAAGTCTAATGGGAAAGTTGCTTACGGTAATCACAGTAGTGGTTCTGTGTCAAGTGGCAAGTTGAGTGCAGAAGTTGCCGAACAAGTACGCGGCCTTTTGGCTCAGGGTTACAAAGTTGGTACTGAACACGCCGACCAACGTCGTTTCCGCACCAGTTCTTGGCAAAGCGGAGCGTCAATTCAGGCGACAGGCACAGCCCAAGTAATTGCGGCGATCGAGGCGCTGATGACTCAGTACGCAGGGGAATACGTGCGCTTGATTGGGATTGACCCTAAAGCGAAGCGGCGGGTACTTGAAGAGATTATCCAGCGACCAGACGGCCCTGTTGCTCAAACAGCTAAGGCTAATGGGGGAACAGCTTCGGCAGCTTATAGCTCTAAAGCTTATAGCTCTCATTCCAGTAATGGTTCCTTGGCTCAAGGGACGGTGGAGAAGGTACGTAACTTACTGGCACAAGGTTACAAAATTGGTACGGAACACGCCGATCAGCGCCGCTTCCGTACCAGTTCTTGGCATACTTGCTCTCCGATTGATTCCAATCGCGAAGCTGAAGTGCTTGCTGCTCTGGAAGGCTGTATGAACGAGCATAAGGGTGAATACGTGCGCTTGATTGGGATTGACCCTAAAGCGAAGCGGCGGGTTCTTGAAGAACTCATCCAACGTCCTTAA